The Cyclobacterium amurskyense genome contains the following window.
GCAGCTAAGTGATGAAGATTTAACTGCTGAATTAGAAGCGATTATTAGTCAAACCGGTGCGGCAGGTCCTAAGGACATGGGAAAAGTAATGGGAATGGCGACAAAGAAATTAGCTGGAAAAGCGGATGGGAAAGCAATTTCTCAAAAAGTAAAAGCCTTATTAAACCCGTAAATTAAATTGAGCACGATAGACATCATTATATTGGGCATGCTGGCTGTAGGGGCCTTTAGTGGCTACCGGCAGGGGCTCTTTATTGGGATTTTGTCTATCCTGGCTTTTTTTGTGGGTATAATTCTAGCATTTCGCTTTATGAACTGGGGGGCAGAGCTTCTTACCGATAAGGTAGAAAGCCTGACCTTTATGCTGCCTTTTGTGGCCTTTGTTTTGATCTTTTTGGCCGTAACGATATCAATCCGAATATTGGCCTATATTGTCAAAAAGGCCCTTGACCTGACCATATTGGGTACATTTGACAGCTTTGCTGGTGCTATTTTGGGTATCTTTAAATGGAGCATCATGATTAGCCTGCTGATATGGGTAGCCAATTCCTTTGAATTTCAGGTGCCCTCAGAAATGAAAAAAGACGCGGTGATCTATCCGGTAATAGTCCCTGTTGCACCTACGATGGTGGCTGTGCTAGATGATTATACTCCTATCATTGATACGGCAATCGCCACGATCAAGGAACTTGTAAATAGCTCTTCCAGTGATATTGTTAATTGATAACTTCGATTCCTTTTCCCACATTCTGGCTGATTATTTCAGAAGAACGGGTGAAAAGGTTACCGTATTGCGGAACAATGTAAGCCTGAAAGAGGTACAAACTTATGATTTTTCCGCTTTGGTTATTTCACCGGGACCGGAAACTCCTGATAAAGCGGGAAACCTCATGGAAATTCTTGCCCACTATTATGACAAAGTCCCTGTTTTGGGGATTTGTCTGGGACATCAGGCCCTAGGTACTTTTTTCGGGGCAGGTTTGGTGAGAAGTCCCTGGCCCATGCACGGTAAAATTTCTACTGTTTGCAGGACAAAGAATCATGAAGTGTTGATGGGTTTGCCTGAACATTTTAATGTTACCCGATATCATTCTTTAGAGCTAGAAAATATTCCGGATTGTATGGAGCTAATTCTTGAAGGGGAAAAAGGAGAAATTATGGCACTTGCTCATAAATACCTGCCTATTTTAGGGATTCAGTTTCATCCGGAAGCCCACCTTACCGAGCACGGACAACAACTTATTCAAAACTGGATAAATCTTATTAGTGAATTAAAAACAGCACAAATCCATCGTTAATTCTATAGACTATTGTATTTTTAAATGTCCATTAGGGTTATTTGCCTCAAAAAAAGGACAAGAAATTTAGTTATTTGAACCAAGGAGGGCTAGAACTCGTTTTATTTTTCGAATCCTTTTAATACCTTTAGCTACATGCGGGCGATAGAATTTATAAACAACCTTATACCTCCCCTAAAATTTACTGACAAAGTAAAGTTAGGCCTTTCCTGGATGGAAGAGATCAGGACGGACATACTTCCCGTGGTAGATAAGGGCGCGTTTAAGGGTTTTATTACAGATGAAATCATTTATGAGCTCAATGACCCTGAACTGAATATAGAATACATAGACTTGATAGGGACTGCAAGTATTGTGCAGGAGGACCGTCATATTTATGAAGTTTTAAGGGTGTCTTCTGAAAATCAGGTGAGTATGGTGGCTGTTTTAGACAAAGAGCTAAAGTACTTGGGGGTAGTTACGCAAGAGGGAGCTATTTCTGCATTTACTGAGAGCATCTCGATTCAGTCCCAAGGTGGGGTATTGATCTTATCTATGTTTATGACAGATTATAGTCTGTACGACATAGCCCGGGTAGTAGAATCCGAAAACGCAAAAATTCTAAGCAGCTTCATCTCCGATGACCCCCTTGATGACAGTAAAATCAAAGTAACACTAAAAATTGACCAAGTTGAGCTTCGGCACATCAAGGCTACGCTGGAACGTTTTGGCTACAGGGTTATTGACCAATACCAAGAGGAAGATGGTATAAGTAGTGATCAGGACCGTCTGGGCAACTTGATGAGATTTTTAGATATCTGATCCTACATGAACATATTACTTCACGGTATTAATATTTCCCCCCAATTTCAAACCTGTATTCACCAATTGATTCGCTCTTTTGTAGAAAGTGGATCAAAAGTACAGTTGACCAAAAACTTATTTAACTCTATTAAAAAGAGTGGAGGACTAAGTTCTGAGGTAACTGCGCTGGTTGGGAAAGAAGGATTGTCGGCAATTGATGTGGTCATTTCCATTGGTGGAGATGGCACCTTATTGGACACCATTTCCCTTATTGGAGCTTATGAAACGCCTGTTTTGGGAATCAATACAGGGAGAATGGGGTTTTTGGCTACCATAGCCAAAGAAGACATTGCTGCTGCTGTAAAGGACTTATTGGAAAATCGGTACTCATTGGAAGACAGGAGTTTAGTAAGACTTGAGTCAAGTGTTCCCCTATTTAAAGGGCTTAACTTTGGCTTGAATGAGTTTACCATTCACAAAAGAGATACTTCTTCGATGATCACCGTACATACCTATATAGATGGAGATTACCTTAATAGTTATTGGGCAGATGGGCTCATCGTATCTACACCTACTGGCTCTACTGGTTACTCGCTGAGTTGTGGAGGGCCCTTGATATCACCCCTTGCCAAAAACTTTGTGATCACCCCTGTAAGTCCGCACAACCTGAATGTCAGACCAATTGTGGTTTCTGATGACAGCGAAATCTCCTTTAAAATAGAGGGAAGGAGTGAAAAATTCCTTGTATCTTTAGATTCCAGATCTACGCCTATAGATGCGTCAGTGGAACTGAAAATCAAAAAAGAAATATTTGTAGCGAAGCTTGTTAAGTTTCACAATTACAGCTTCTTTGACACCCTGAGACAAAAATTGAACTGGGGATATGACATGAGAAACTAGTTTTAACAATATTTAACCCGCTCTATACTTAGTAGGGTTTTTTATTCGTTGGGTAGTTTATAAATTGCAACGACTTGAATAAATCCAGGTTTTACACATTAGCACTATCGGCTGTCTTGGCCATTTTAAGTTTGGGAACTACCCAAATGGCAAAGGCCCAACAGCATGAGATAGGATTAGGATTAGGAGCAGGAACCTATACCGGAGATATCCTTCGGATTATAGACCCTAACCAACTTGGTATTCAAGGAACGTTATTTGGCAGACGAAATTTTGACAATGCATGGAGCTTAAGAGCAGGCTTTACCGTATCTCGGCTTAACGGGGCGGATAGCATAAGTCCAATTGATGGGGTGGCTATGACCAGAAATGCCTTTTTTAAAGGTACTATGGCTGAAGTTTCCGCAACAATGGAGTTCCATTTTCTGGATTATATGAGCCACAGGTCTACTACCAGGTTTTCCCCATTTGGCTTTTTTGGTCTAGGATATGGATTGTTTTACGGTCAGGGCCAATCTTATCAAGCCGACCCATTTCCTGGAAACTATGCAGTAGGTACTGTAATTGTTCCCTTTGGGGCAGGCATTAAGTACAAACTAAAGGACCGTGTTTTACTTTCTTTTGAAGGTGGAGCTAAAGCAACCTTTTCGGACAATCTGGATAAAATTGGCGATGAGACCTTATATTTGCCTCGATATAGAATTGACCCTGGCACAGGAAATCAAGTGTTAGACCCCGCAAGCATAAATTTTGGCAATCAATCTGACCGTGATTGGTATTATTTTTTGGGCTTTACCATCAGCTATTCTTTTCATCAGATCAAGTGCTACTAGTACAATAATTGACCTCAGGATAGAATTTTTAAAAAAGAAGTGTCATTTTTGTAAATCAATTGAACCAACAGAGAATTTTGGAATGAAGGAAGTGATTGACAAGGGCAATATACCCCGGCATATAGCAATAATAATGGATGGCAATGGGCGTTGGGCGCAAAAGAAAGGCGCTATGCGAATATTTGGTCATAGAAATGCCCTGTCTGCAGTAAGGGATGCCATTGAAGGATCAGCAGAATTGGGAGTAGATTACATATCCTTGTATGCCTTCTCTACAGAAAACTGGTCAAGACCCAAAGAAGAGGTAGATGCGCTTATGGGAATTCTGGTAGAAGCAATTACCGATGAGGTACCTACCATGATGAAAAACAATATCAGGTTGGAAACAATTGGTGATATTGATAGTTTGCCCAAATCATGCAAAGAACACCTGAAAATGGGAAAAGAAAAAACCAAGGGCAATACCGGGATGACCGTAGTGCTGGCCTTGAGTTATAGTGGACGTTGGGAAATAGAACAGGCTGTTATAAAAATTGTCAAAAAAGTAGTTGACGGTGAATTACCGGCAGATGCTATCAATCAAGATATGATTGGAAAACATTTGAATACTGCCGATATACCAGATCCAGAACTGCTGATCAGAACCAGTGGTGAAATTAGGATCAGTAACTTTATGTTATGGCAATTGGCCTATACAGAATTATATTTCACAGAGGTCCTTTGGCCGGATTTCCGGAAAAAGAATTTGCATGAAGCCATACTTGCCTTTCAAAAAAGGGAAAGAAGGTTTGGAAAAACAGGAGACCAAACAAAGGCCTCTAATTGACAATACTTGTTCTGAAAGAATTGTGTTTCAGAATTATTGCCGCCTTGGAACAACTAATACCAGGGTTAAATTTTATCGTTTGAAATGAAAAAGAATTTATTAATTATTTACTTGCTGCTATTGACCGGAGTGGCAGAGGCCCAAATCAGATTGGGACAAAGCCGGTACACCAGTCAGGAGCCGGTAAATATTATAGACCTTAGTTATGCCAATCCAAAAAAGTATCGGATAGCTGAAATTGAGGCAGTGGGTTTAAATACACTTGATGAAACTGCCATTATCTCCTTGGCAGGCCTTCGCGTTGATGACCAAATTACTGTTCCGGGAGATGCTATTTCTGGTGCCCTGAAAAAACTTTGGGGTCAGGGTATTATTGGAGACGTAAAAATCCTTGTTACGAAAATAGAAGGAGATGACATTTACCTCCTTTTAGACTTGACTGAAAGACCTCGATTTAGTCGCTTTGACTTCACGGGAGTAAACAAGACCCAAGAAGGGGAGTTAAAGGACAAGGTAAATATTAGGGGTCGTGTTGTAAGAGACGATGTACTAAATACAGCCCAAAGGAATATCAGGGATTATTTTGTAGGGAAAGGATTCTTGAATACAGAAGTAAAAGTGGTGCAGGAAAGAGACACCACTCTTCCGAATAGCGTTAAACTTAGGTTTGATGTAGATAAGAAGAGCAAAGTTCGTATCAATGAGATCGCCTTTGATGGCAATGAAAATATTGCGGATAACCGCCTCAAGAAAAAAATGAAAGGTACACATGAGCATGCTCGGGTGTATTTTTTCAAAGATGTTGTCTCTCGTTTGCTAAATGCCAACCCAAAAAATATCGGTAATGCAGTCGTTAAGAGGAATCCTGTAACCGATGATCAGGTTAAAGAGTATATCAATAAGAATTTTAAACTCAATTTCTTTAATGGGTCCAAATTCGTAAAAAGTGATT
Protein-coding sequences here:
- a CDS encoding CvpA family protein, translating into MSTIDIIILGMLAVGAFSGYRQGLFIGILSILAFFVGIILAFRFMNWGAELLTDKVESLTFMLPFVAFVLIFLAVTISIRILAYIVKKALDLTILGTFDSFAGAILGIFKWSIMISLLIWVANSFEFQVPSEMKKDAVIYPVIVPVAPTMVAVLDDYTPIIDTAIATIKELVNSSSSDIVN
- a CDS encoding anthranilate synthase component II codes for the protein MILLIDNFDSFSHILADYFRRTGEKVTVLRNNVSLKEVQTYDFSALVISPGPETPDKAGNLMEILAHYYDKVPVLGICLGHQALGTFFGAGLVRSPWPMHGKISTVCRTKNHEVLMGLPEHFNVTRYHSLELENIPDCMELILEGEKGEIMALAHKYLPILGIQFHPEAHLTEHGQQLIQNWINLISELKTAQIHR
- a CDS encoding CBS domain-containing protein, with the protein product MRAIEFINNLIPPLKFTDKVKLGLSWMEEIRTDILPVVDKGAFKGFITDEIIYELNDPELNIEYIDLIGTASIVQEDRHIYEVLRVSSENQVSMVAVLDKELKYLGVVTQEGAISAFTESISIQSQGGVLILSMFMTDYSLYDIARVVESENAKILSSFISDDPLDDSKIKVTLKIDQVELRHIKATLERFGYRVIDQYQEEDGISSDQDRLGNLMRFLDI
- a CDS encoding NAD kinase; this translates as MNILLHGINISPQFQTCIHQLIRSFVESGSKVQLTKNLFNSIKKSGGLSSEVTALVGKEGLSAIDVVISIGGDGTLLDTISLIGAYETPVLGINTGRMGFLATIAKEDIAAAVKDLLENRYSLEDRSLVRLESSVPLFKGLNFGLNEFTIHKRDTSSMITVHTYIDGDYLNSYWADGLIVSTPTGSTGYSLSCGGPLISPLAKNFVITPVSPHNLNVRPIVVSDDSEISFKIEGRSEKFLVSLDSRSTPIDASVELKIKKEIFVAKLVKFHNYSFFDTLRQKLNWGYDMRN
- the porG gene encoding type IX secretion system protein PorG; translation: MNKSRFYTLALSAVLAILSLGTTQMAKAQQHEIGLGLGAGTYTGDILRIIDPNQLGIQGTLFGRRNFDNAWSLRAGFTVSRLNGADSISPIDGVAMTRNAFFKGTMAEVSATMEFHFLDYMSHRSTTRFSPFGFFGLGYGLFYGQGQSYQADPFPGNYAVGTVIVPFGAGIKYKLKDRVLLSFEGGAKATFSDNLDKIGDETLYLPRYRIDPGTGNQVLDPASINFGNQSDRDWYYFLGFTISYSFHQIKCY
- a CDS encoding isoprenyl transferase, which produces MKEVIDKGNIPRHIAIIMDGNGRWAQKKGAMRIFGHRNALSAVRDAIEGSAELGVDYISLYAFSTENWSRPKEEVDALMGILVEAITDEVPTMMKNNIRLETIGDIDSLPKSCKEHLKMGKEKTKGNTGMTVVLALSYSGRWEIEQAVIKIVKKVVDGELPADAINQDMIGKHLNTADIPDPELLIRTSGEIRISNFMLWQLAYTELYFTEVLWPDFRKKNLHEAILAFQKRERRFGKTGDQTKASN